A region from the Vicia villosa cultivar HV-30 ecotype Madison, WI linkage group LG3, Vvil1.0, whole genome shotgun sequence genome encodes:
- the LOC131655772 gene encoding putative clathrin assembly protein At4g40080, with protein sequence MKKLKEVIGKMKDKASQSKAAIFSKRKTLSLLRATTHDSFAPPPHKHLTTLLSAGDGSRATASTAVELLMDRLQTTHNSAVALKCLIAVHHIIKHGTFILRDQLSVYPYTGGRNYLNLSNFRDKTSSISWELSSWVRWYAEYMEHLLFACRTLGYFLGETTTVKETQEERVSGIVTGDLLREIDSLVAMMEGIGKRPNTPTMEEKNKVVVEIMDLVEDDEVVVVSEVLVRVKEFGERERLGCLGFGEVVELVCVLKRLEMCRERMVVVMEEKRFWKLVRELKEKVGKMKVFREEGKVYRTVGRDRGTESLRF encoded by the coding sequence ATGAAGAAATTAAAAGAGGTGATAGGAAAAATGAAAGACAAAGCATCACAAAGCAAAGCTGCAATTTTTTCAAAACGAAAAACTCTTTCTCTCTTACGCGCCACAACCCACGACTCTTTCGCTCCTCCACCACACAAACACCTTACCACCCTTCTCTCCGCTGGGGACGGTTCACGCGCCACCGCATCTACCGCCGTTGAGCTTCTCATGGACCGCCTCCAAACAACTCACAACTCAGCGGTGGCTCTTAAATGCTTAATCGCCGTCCACCATATTATCAAACACGGCACGTTCATCCTCCGTGACCAGCTTTCGGTTTACCCTTACACCGGTGGTAGAAACTATCTCAACCTCTCTAACTTCCGAGATAAAACAAGTTCTATCTCATGGGAACTCTCTTCTTGGGTTCGATGGTACGCAGAATACATGGAGCATCTTCTGTTCGCTTGTAGAACACTCGGTTACTTCCTCGGCGAAACGACAACGGTTAAGGAGACGCAAGAGGAAAGAGTTTCGGGTATTGTAACGGGTGATTTGTTGAGAGAGATAGATTCTTTGGTGGCGATGATGGAAGGGATTGGAAAAAGGCCAAATACTCCGACAATGGAAGAGAAGAACAAGGTGGTTGTTGAGATAATGGATTTGGTGGAAGATGATGAGGTTGTGGTTGTGAGTGAGGTTTTGGTTAGAGTTAAGGAGTTTGGGGAGAGGGAGAGATTGGGGTGTCTTGGTTTTGGAGAAGTTGTGGAGTTGGTTTGTGTTTTGAAGAGATTGGAGATGTGTAGAGAGAGGATGGTGGTGGTGATGGAGGAGAAGAGGTTTTGGAAATTGGTGAGAGAGTTGAAGGAAAAGGTTGGGAAGATGAAGGTGTTTAGGGAAGAAGGGAAGGTTTACAGAACGGTGGGAAGAGACAGAGGAACTGAGTCTCTTCGGTTTTGA